One region of Salvelinus sp. IW2-2015 unplaced genomic scaffold, ASM291031v2 Un_scaffold1998, whole genome shotgun sequence genomic DNA includes:
- the LOC139024904 gene encoding fibril-forming collagen alpha chain-like, translating to MTEDTNTPRTQKRGARSNRREAKKTRAEDGEAQGAATAEKRARTGGGGRGATRRDKGQHHPTTAERGEGQGQGGGQEGARVGREGNPRGGARERGGPRGKGRRGGRDSASHHTADRGGERGKAGGGGGERAGGRTAGSEGREGGRPETGDRPDARARPRAQGGKRDSAQAEGAGGAKRARGRRGTKGEGPARKPREQEGQEGDGGKGRGKAVEKSSAREGHEEARRRYGNKQGGRWQGEGCRRTTRGKRPRHDAAGAGGGGQGHGGGRETKNRRDTTEGRPRKEGKGTPQEPSRRAEARAQQQRGRRTAARGGSRREHTGGGAGRDKEQGPRAGGGGGKGGGGKKARTGERKRGGGGGTGKRKRGGEGRRIPQEPSQGETGRRTGGGPRSPHHGRQRGGRGSPRSRRQGKTARRTGSPRSRTAKGESEADGSPTEPKARETGADGRQPRSPHKGDSEADGEPQEPTPRETGAGTGEPTEPKAKVAARRTRSPRSHTKGDSEADGGAPKEPTPREDSGATGSPRSPPKAEHKRRRTGEAPGAHTRGDSERTGSTQGAAHQGGQRGGRGSPRSRTRETSEADGEPTSQKPTEKRGTDAREQRSGGGATGATAKETGEATGEPREPTPKGDSDARGTPEPSNGETAEAARGSPRSHTQGDSEADGSPTEPKPGRQLADGASPTSEPQGDSEAGGAPGAHHQGETARRNGGAPERDAKGDSEGTGEPRKPRTGRPAKADGRSPRTPTPRETGAYGGAPGTDANGDKRGRTEARSRRQETGRTGEPRNDAKETAGRDGGARNDAKETSRRTGSPGNRRQGKTARRTGEPRTAPKGDSEADEEPGKPHQRAKNPRRRTGGPQDRRPNPETWRNDHPNTGPCRGDRTHARRAQRGRRNERTPGGHKRPPGGTRNWTHPEWKGERERGETLSGRELMMTFRLVEMNKRFK from the exons ATGACagaagacacaaacacaccacgaACCCAGAAACGGGGAGCACGCAGCAACAGGAGGGAAGCGAAGAAGACCAGGGCGGAGGACGGGGAAGCCCAGGGAGCGGCAACAGCGGAAAAAAGAGCCCGCACGGGGGGAGGGGGACGGGGCGCGACCAGGCGCGATAAGGGCCAACATCACCCGACGACAGCAGAACGGGGGGAGGGGCAAGGGCAAGGCGGCGGCCAGGAGGGCGCACGGGTGGGAAGGGAGGGCAACCCCAGGGGAGGGGCGCGCGAAAGGGGCGGACCACGGGGCAAAGGGAGGCGTGGAGGGAGGGACAGCGCGAGCCACCACACAGCAGACAGGGGGGGCGAGAGGGGGAAggcggggggcgggggaggggaaAGGGCAGGGGGCAGGACGGCAGGgagcgaagggagagagggaggcaggccaGAGACGGGGGACCGACCAGACGCTCGCGCACGCCCACGGGCACAGGGCGGGAAACGAGACAGCGCCCAAGCCGAGGGGGCAGGGGGAGCGAAGAGGGCGAGGGGGAGGAGGGGCACCAAGGGAGAGGGGCCAGCCCGAAAACCAAGAGAACAGGAGGGACAAGAAGGGGACGGGGGCAAGGGCAGAGGGAAGGCGGTAGAAAAGAGTTCCGCAAGAGAGGGGCACGAGGAGGCGCGACGGCGATACGGGAACAAGCAGGGCGG ACGATGGCAGGGAGAGGGGTGCCGGAGAACAACGAGGGGCAAGAGGCCGCGGCACGACGCGGCGGGGGCGGGAGGCGGGGGGCAGGGGCACGGGGGAGGAAGAGAAACGAAGAACCGAAGAGACACCACCGAGGGAAGGCCACGAAAGGAGGGCAAAGGAACCCCGCAGGAACCGAGCAGGCGGGCAGAGGCCAGGGCGCAGCAGCAACGGGGCAGGCGCACAGCAGCAAGAGGCGGAAGCAGGAGGGAGcacacgggggggggggcgggccgGGACAAGGAGCAGGGGCCAAGGGCAGGGGGCGGCGggggcaaggggggggggggcaaaaaggCGAGGACCGGCGAACGGAAACGCGGGGGGGGCGGCGGGACAGGGAAAaggaaaagggggggggaggggaggaggatccCCCAGGAGCCGAGCCAAGGCGAGACAGGGAGGCGGACGGGGGGAGGCCCCAGGAGCCCACACCATGGGAGACAGCGAGGCGGACGGGGGAGCCCCAGGAGCCGACGCCAAGGTAAGACAGCGAGGCGGACGGGGAGCCCCAGGAGCCGCACAGCCAAGGGAGAAAGCGAGGCGGACGGGAGCCCCACAGAGCCGAAGGCAAGGGAGACAGGGGCGGACGGCAGGCAGCCCAGGAGCCCACACAAGGGAGACAGCGAGGCGGACGGGGAGCCCCAGGAGCCCACACCAAGGGAGACAGGGGCCGGGACGGGGGAGCCCACGGAGCCGAAAGCCAAGGTAGCAGCGAGGCGGACGAGGAGCCCCAGGAGCCACACCAAGGGAGACAGCGAGGCGGACGGGGGAGCGCCCAAGGAGCCCACACCAAGGGAGGACAGCGGAGCGACGGGGAGCCCCAGGAGCCCACCCAAAGCAGAGCACAAGCGAAGGCGGACGGGGGAGGCCCCAGGAGCCCACACCAGAGGAGACAGCGAGCGGACGGGGAGCACCCAAGGAGCCGCACACCAGGGAGGACAGCGAGGCGGACGGGGGAGCCCCAGGAGCCGCACAAGGGAGACAAGCGAGGCGGACGGGGAGCCCACGAGCCAGAAGCCAACGGAGAAGCGAG GAACCGACGCCAGGGAACAGCGAAGCGGAGGGGGAGCCACAGGAGCGACGGCCAAGGAGACAGGCGAGGCGACGGGGGAGCCCCGGGAACCGACGCCCAAGGGAGACAGCGACGCGAGGGGGACCCCAGAACCGAGCAACGGAGAGACAGCAGAGGCGGCACGGGGGAGCCCCAGGAGCCACACACAAGGAGACAGCGAGGCGGACGGGAGCCCCACCGAGCCGAAACCAGGGAGACAGCTAGCGGACGGGGCGAGCCCCACGAGCGAGCCACAGGGGGACAGCGAGGCGGGGGGAGCCCCAGGAGCCCACCACCAAGGCGAGACAGCGAGGCGTAACGGGGGAGCCCCGGAGCGCGACGCCAAGGGAGACAGCGAGGGGACGGGGGAGCCCAGGAAGCCGCGCACAGGGAGACCAGCGAAGGCGGACGGGCGGAGCCCCAGGACACCGACGCCAAGGGAGACAGGAGCGTACGGGGGAGCCCCAGGAACCGACGCCAATGGAGACAAGCGGGGGCGGACGGAGGCCCGGAGCCGACGCCAGGAGACCGGGCGGACGGGGGAGCCCAGGAACGACGCCAAGGAGACAGCGGGTCGGGACGGGGGAGCCAGGAACGACGCCAAGGAGACATCGAGGCGGACGGGGAGCCCCGGAAACCGACGCCAAGGGAAGACAGCGAGGCGGACGGGGGAGCCCAGGACCGCGCCAAAGGGAGACAGCGAGGCGGACGAGGAGCCAGGAAAGCCACACCAAAGGGCGAAGAACCCGCGAAGGCGGACGGGGGGCCCCCAGGACCGACGCCCAAACCCCGAGACGTGGCGTAACGACCACCCGAACACGGGTCCGTGCAGGGGCGACCGAACGCACGCACGCCGGGCGCAACGGGGGCGCCGGAACGAACGCACGCCGGGAGGACACAAGCGCCCACCCGGAGGAACCCGGAACTGGACGCACCCtgagtggaagggagagagagagagaggggagacactgAGTGGAAGGGAGTTAATGATGACATTCAGATTAGTGGAGATGAACAAGAGATTCAAATGA